One window of the Canis aureus isolate CA01 chromosome 1, VMU_Caureus_v.1.0, whole genome shotgun sequence genome contains the following:
- the PTOV1 gene encoding prostate tumor-overexpressed gene 1 protein isoform X1, with the protein MVRPRRAPHRSGAGGPLGGRGRPPRPLTVRAARSRSWPASPRGPQPPRIRARSAPPMQGARVFGALGPIGPSSPGLALGGLAVGEHRLSNKLLAWSGVLEWQEKRRPYSDSTAKLKRALPCQAYVNQGENLETDQWPQKLIMQLIPQQLLTTLGPLFRNSQLAQFHFTNRDCDSLKGLCRVMGNGFGGARAPDHRLPRRGDMEMPSHLLLQHVLVSGFSLVLTLRTEQPQKKIFMGLIPYDQSGFVNAIRQVITTRKQAVGPGGVAGPVQIVNNKFLAWSGVMEWQEPRPEPNSRSKRWLPSHVYVNQGEILRTEQWPRKLYMQLIPQQLLTTLVPLFRNSRLVQFHFTKDLETLKSLCRIMDNGFAGCVHFSYKASCEVRVLMLLYSSEKKIFIGLIPHDQSNFVNGIRRVIANQQQVLQRNLEQEQQQRGMGG; encoded by the exons ATGGTCCGTCCGCGCCGCGCTCCGCACCGCTCCGGCGCTGGGGGCCCCCTCGGGGGTCGcggccgccccccgcggcccctcaCGGTGCGCGCCGCCCGCTCGCGCTCCTGGCCCGCCAGCCCCCGCGGCCCGCAGCCGCCGCGGATCCGGGCCCGCTCGGCCCCTCCCATG CAAGGTGCTCGGGTCTTCGGCGCCTTGGGTCCCATCGGGCCCTCCTCTCCTGGGCTCGCCCTCGGGGGCCTGGCCGTAGGTGAGCACCGGCTCAGCAACAAGCTGCTGGCCTGGAGTGGCGTCCTCGAGTGGCAGGAG AAGCGCAGACCCTACTCCGACTCTACTGCAAAGCTGAAGCGAGCCCTCCCCTGCCAGGCCTACGTGAATCAGGGCGAGAACCT GGAGACGGACCAGTGGCCCCAGAAGCTGATCATGCAGCTCATCCCGCAGCAGCTGCTG ACCACCCTGGGCCCCCTGTTCCGCAACTCCCAGCTGGCGCAATTCCACTTCACCAACAGAGACTGCGACTCTCTCAAGGGGCTCTGCCGCGTGATGGGCAACGGCTTC GGTGGGGCCCGGGCCCCTGACCACAGATTGCCCAGGAGGGGAGACATGGAGATGCCCAGTCACCTCCTCTTGCAACATGTTTTGGTCTCCGGCTTCTCTTTGGTGTTGACTTTGAGGACAGAGCAGCCTCAG AAAAAGATCTTCATGGGCCTCATCCCTTATGACCAGAGCGGCTTCGTCAATGCCATCCGGCAGGTTATCACCACGCGCAAACAG GCAGTGGGCCCTGGTGGTGTCGCGGGCCCGGTGCAGATCGTCAACAACAAGTTCCTAGCGTGGAGTGGAGTCATGGAGTGGCAAGAG CCCAGGCCTGAGCCCAACAGTCGGTCCAAGAGGTGGCTGCCATCACATGTCTACGTGAACCAAGGGGAGATCCT GAGGACTGAGCAGTGGCCAAGGAAGCTGTACATGCAGCTCATCCCACAGCAGCTGCTG ACCACCCTGGTACCACTGTTTCGGAACTCGCGCCTGGTCCAGTTCCACTTCACCAAGGACCTGGAGACGCTGAAGAGCCTGTGCCGGATCATGGACAATGGCTTT GCCGGCTGCGTGCACTTTTCCTACAAGGCATCGTGCGAGGTGCGCGTGCTCATGCTCCTGTACTCGTCAGAGAAGAAGATCTTCATCGGCCTCATCCCCCATGACCAGAGCAACTTCGTCAACGGCATCCGGCGTGTCATCGCCAACCAGCAGCAGGTCCTGCAGCGGAAcctggagcaggagcagcagcagcgcgGG ATGGGGGGGTAG
- the PTOV1 gene encoding prostate tumor-overexpressed gene 1 protein isoform X2 produces MVRPRRAPHRSGAGGPLGGRGRPPRPLTVRAARSRSWPASPRGPQPPRIRARSAPPMQGARVFGALGPIGPSSPGLALGGLAVGEHRLSNKLLAWSGVLEWQEKRRPYSDSTAKLKRALPCQAYVNQGENLETDQWPQKLIMQLIPQQLLTTLGPLFRNSQLAQFHFTNRDCDSLKGLCRVMGNGFAGCMLFPHISPCEVRVLMLLYSSKKKIFMGLIPYDQSGFVNAIRQVITTRKQAVGPGGVAGPVQIVNNKFLAWSGVMEWQEPRPEPNSRSKRWLPSHVYVNQGEILRTEQWPRKLYMQLIPQQLLTTLVPLFRNSRLVQFHFTKDLETLKSLCRIMDNGFAGCVHFSYKASCEVRVLMLLYSSEKKIFIGLIPHDQSNFVNGIRRVIANQQQVLQRNLEQEQQQRGMGG; encoded by the exons ATGGTCCGTCCGCGCCGCGCTCCGCACCGCTCCGGCGCTGGGGGCCCCCTCGGGGGTCGcggccgccccccgcggcccctcaCGGTGCGCGCCGCCCGCTCGCGCTCCTGGCCCGCCAGCCCCCGCGGCCCGCAGCCGCCGCGGATCCGGGCCCGCTCGGCCCCTCCCATG CAAGGTGCTCGGGTCTTCGGCGCCTTGGGTCCCATCGGGCCCTCCTCTCCTGGGCTCGCCCTCGGGGGCCTGGCCGTAGGTGAGCACCGGCTCAGCAACAAGCTGCTGGCCTGGAGTGGCGTCCTCGAGTGGCAGGAG AAGCGCAGACCCTACTCCGACTCTACTGCAAAGCTGAAGCGAGCCCTCCCCTGCCAGGCCTACGTGAATCAGGGCGAGAACCT GGAGACGGACCAGTGGCCCCAGAAGCTGATCATGCAGCTCATCCCGCAGCAGCTGCTG ACCACCCTGGGCCCCCTGTTCCGCAACTCCCAGCTGGCGCAATTCCACTTCACCAACAGAGACTGCGACTCTCTCAAGGGGCTCTGCCGCGTGATGGGCAACGGCTTC gcggGGTGTATGCTCTTTCCCCACATCTCCCCCTGCGAGGTGCGCGTACTCATGCTCCTGTACTCGTCCAAGAAAAAGATCTTCATGGGCCTCATCCCTTATGACCAGAGCGGCTTCGTCAATGCCATCCGGCAGGTTATCACCACGCGCAAACAG GCAGTGGGCCCTGGTGGTGTCGCGGGCCCGGTGCAGATCGTCAACAACAAGTTCCTAGCGTGGAGTGGAGTCATGGAGTGGCAAGAG CCCAGGCCTGAGCCCAACAGTCGGTCCAAGAGGTGGCTGCCATCACATGTCTACGTGAACCAAGGGGAGATCCT GAGGACTGAGCAGTGGCCAAGGAAGCTGTACATGCAGCTCATCCCACAGCAGCTGCTG ACCACCCTGGTACCACTGTTTCGGAACTCGCGCCTGGTCCAGTTCCACTTCACCAAGGACCTGGAGACGCTGAAGAGCCTGTGCCGGATCATGGACAATGGCTTT GCCGGCTGCGTGCACTTTTCCTACAAGGCATCGTGCGAGGTGCGCGTGCTCATGCTCCTGTACTCGTCAGAGAAGAAGATCTTCATCGGCCTCATCCCCCATGACCAGAGCAACTTCGTCAACGGCATCCGGCGTGTCATCGCCAACCAGCAGCAGGTCCTGCAGCGGAAcctggagcaggagcagcagcagcgcgGG ATGGGGGGGTAG